A segment of the Pelodiscus sinensis isolate JC-2024 unplaced genomic scaffold, ASM4963464v1 ctg114, whole genome shotgun sequence genome:
accgcacttgctaatgaagcccgggatttgaatttcccgggcttcattagcataagcggggagccgccatttttaaatccccgctgcttcgaaccccgtgtagcgcggctacacggggctcgaactaggtagttcggactagggtgcctattccgaactaccggtacacctcgtttcacgaggagtaatggtagttcggagtaggaacctagtccgaactacctagttcgagccccgtgtagccgcgctacacggggttcgaagcagcggggatttaaaaatggcggctccccgcttatgctaatgaagcccgggaaattcaaatcccgggcttcattagcaagtgcggtatgcatacattaccccgctagttcgaactagcggggtagtgtagacataccccccttttcctagtggttcctaacataccattagcatttttaactgcagctgcatgttgaacagatgtttttagaggactatccacaatgactctgagatttttcttgagtgctacagctaatttagaccccatcaatttgcatgtacaacaaggattatgttttccaatgtgccgtacccaggtacagtaatggagttcacaataaggaaggcaaataatgtccagtatagccggagaactttcattcttcattcttttaaaattagcctcaggaaacttttcatCAGATTGGATCtctgattgggctgttagcaccatatacctgtgcttcagtTACAACATCGCGTCAgagggtggttgactgtatcaactgtcttctcaatatacaaggtgaggagaccatgagcaggtgtaagtaactcttcactttctttcattgttgtaatgaccattttttccatctgtaattctttctgtcttgttagcgacacttatataacagaacgattggggccttgtaagtacattgctggaagagaactgcacaaataataaataatctgcaaatattagagggtggacaaaatatagcacacaggccagatctgcccttctccccagaatttctgtctggagcgctcagctgattagcaagcatgccagcagcatgtgttcagctgcccctctccgaccttgctccatcctatctgctgctagtggtgtgtggaggggaggtgagcagggagacgtgcagaagtcagggtgacccctttgcccctgtcatcatctctgcagagcagagtttggggagagggacacatacaatagtgctgctccagtctgaagtatggtgagtaacggagtgcctatctaaagaggcagtgcactgtttctaagatttctctggcagccagcatgtccctctctctctctctctctctcacacacacacacacacacattgtctgacacacactctctcccccgccatatgcccatatgcccccgctctgcagagtggggtggggagagggagatgacagagcaggacagctttcccttaaagagacagttcatgatttagaagtgagcgaagatcctgggtttcctacctaagcttttggtcagccccatctcttttacaatgagagttcagtggagggattctcctccaaatcagaacctcagatcaatctacatgagttgtgcttgactatgagattagatttaaatactgagagcagagtggctactgaaaccagatatacagagaaagatgctccacacagaatacagtgcctgtttaatcctgtataaatcacaatgaatcacatgccattactgttaactttcagacataggggctacgtctagactacatccctttttcggagggataagggatctttcggaaaaggcttaattttccgcaagatcagcatctagactggcgcttttctccggcaaagctctgtgccgaaaaaagctgcagccatttttatgctaatgaagcaggggagattgaaatccccgcttcattagcaattgcgatacgtctaatttacatcccttttccgaaaaagggatgcagtctagacatagcctgacggtaaaattctgactccgttaaagtcaacaagaatttcgtcattggctttagtggggccaaaatttcacacacagctggtaataacataccccatagatcctcctgtatgattatctatggatcagaggttcagttttattaaatgttgccatactttttctccttttctctatcctaggtcagtgcactaacctggggtcagcagaggaggagctgagttgtctccgtgaggcactaacaactccagaccctgaggctctgtttcaagcatcttccaaaatggctaaggtaacaaacactaggtgactgtcctagtggctgtgcaccattcattttcccttgtccagaggactggaaaagggcaaatctagtgcccatctataaaaagggaaataagaacaacccaggaaactacagaccagttagtttaacttctgtgcctgggaagataatggagcaagtaattaaggaaattgtctgtaaacacttggaaagtggcaaggtgatagggaacagccagcctggatttgtaaagaacaaatcatgtcaaaccaatctgatagttttctttgataggataacgagtcttgtggataagggagaagtggtggatgtggtatacctagactttagtaaggcatttgatacagtctcgcatgatattcttatcaataaaccaggtaaatacaacttagatggggctactataaggtgggtgcataactggctggataaccatactcagagagtagttattaatggttcacaatcctgctggaaaggcataacaagtggggttccacaggggtctgttttggaaccggctttgttcaatatcttcatcaacgatttagatattgatatagaaagtacacttattaagtttgcagatgataccaagctgggaggggttgcgactaatctgcaggatagggtcactaattcaaaatgacttggacaaattggagaaatggtctgaggtaaataggatgaagtttaagacaaatgccaagttctccacttaggaaggaacaatcagtttcatacatacagaatgggaagcgactgtctgggaaggagtacggcagaaagggatctaggggttatagtggaccacaagttgaatatgagtcagcagtgtgatgccgttgcaaagaaagcaaacataattctgagatgcattaacaggggtgttgtgagcaagacatgagaagtcattcttccgctctactctgcgctggttaggcctcaattggagtattgtgttcagttctgagcaccgcatttcaagaaagatgtggagaaattggagagggtccagagaagagcaacgagaatgatgaaaggtctagagaacatgacctatgagggaaggctgaaggaattaggtttgtttagtttagaaaagagaagatcgagggggaacatgatagcagttttcagatatataaaagggtgtcataaggaggagggagaaaacttgttcatcttggcctatggggatagaacaagaagcaatgggcttaaactgcagcaagggagatttagattggacattaggaaaaagttcctaattgtcagggtagtcaaacactggaataaattgcccagggaggttgtggaatctccatttctggagatatttaagagtaggttagataaatgtctatcagggatggtctagacagtatttgatcctgccatgagggcaggggattggactcgatgaactctcaaggtcccttccagtcctagtattctatgattctatgattgttttatgcttttgtgatgtctttccacacttggagcgagctatgggagtgaggcattcatgggtaatcagtaacatgcttttcataggtatatgctatgaatgccatgtaaaaaacaaacagattccagacagttgcatgaacatgcccatgcatgtgcgcgcgcacatccatccatccatccatccatccatccatccatccagggggaaaatatgtgagcgggacatcaagctgagaaaccagtcttggcaccttgtgtgtttacctgaacctatatttgtgtgcatgcatctctttgcatatttttatattttgtgaaaagatgtcatgtacataatagaatataaactggaaatttacatcctgtttgtcccatacaatgttgtgctaactgtacaacctaagatctaacctgatattattagtgtagaatagagatgtggtagctagaaagattacagagaaaattttaattgcaactgccttgccagatatgagcccaattagcaatttgctgatgaatacattattttccaatacagctcttaggcctcctttcttaaaagtactggagccgactatcattgcaatctttcctgtttttgatctgtccacaggtggttagtaagtactttccctctgaacaagccacagattttattgaggccatactggatcgtatgctgtctgctagcccctcctgtgccacagcagccggtctgtggatgaagatcatcctgaaggagtgtggaggtgccatgctggatgaggtaaaatagaagctggagaggtttttctggctaacctgcaggctttcaggtctttgccatcatttgcagtgaacacaagtcttgctgtttctccccctgggattggaagttaattccatatgtgttcctatcctgagtcaggcaatgggggaatcatcagcagaagacagagataatctaacggtacatctgcactagctcgttagttcgagctcggtagggtaatgaggccaagcggagttgcaaatgaagcccgagatttaaatatcccgggcttcatttgcatgttccctggcaccaccatttttaaatcccccttactccaaactccgtgcccgcggctacatgcggcatggactaggtagttcaaattaaagatcctaattcgaactaccgttactcttcatggaattaggatctttaattagaactacctactccgtgccgtgtgtagctgcgggcacggagttcggattaaggaggattttaaaatggcagcacccgggaacatgcaaatgaagcttgggatatttaaatcctgggcttcatttgcaactctgcttgccctcattaccctacctagctcgaactaacgagctagtgtagccgtaccccaagggaaaaggaagatgcttgattatttgtctatcttgttgtcacagtttccagccatgaaaggcttggaaaaattagactccgagtaaaatgcaaaaagagaatatccggccccaagagacaagctaagtgaactacatcttagggcctcagataatgaggggtctctaaaaatacccccaaattactagtttttacttgcctctttgcctatggatagatagatagatagatagatagatagatagatagatagatagatagatagatagatagatagatagatagatagatagatagatagataactttattatttctattttcattgtcctttctgttagaataatacatgtttttttggaaatgcaatgaggcctctttaacttgacatagcttagggcctcagcatgtcttaacccggtgttgcagccaggtatgggcagagatatgcataatgtttgtgggttaaatctatgcagccatgtcgaaatacttgttttttgaagggaggattttctacaagaacagcaaattgctaaacgactaaataaacgttttggctctgcagaatgaatggagagaatggaaaagggacattttttctggttttattctgtccaggtgccagacATCCTGAGTAGAATATATATTCgtatgcctaccatcaagcagggtagcttgaggcagttcctggtggaggcagtgtccattctagctcaccatcacctagaggcagtgatcttcagcctcctcatcaaacgtctgccgatggacaggtatatactgctccttacagtgttcattttggtaaccatggatcccacagcttcactggaagatgtaaggcttcatttaagccacagacagtttgagataattcctaaaggttaatagcttgggtctttctgcagaaaggtccaagaccatgtcaaggtgggtgcagggagaaattaagtttcattctgtttccattaattaatagttgctttggcatcctaaagacttccctttactggcatcactggagtggacttttgcctctccagacccctgaactaacatcaccctggaaattgccagtgactgttcgttttctggtagcatgaaagcttcaaatccaaattcctggctgattagcaaggatagggcaccaggcttttggtatcaggaagggtatggctgctggaatggagttgtcattcttggtacttaaagacagggcggtaagcatatctatcatttcattcaaacatccctagctgaattatcagtcatctgtgctggaatctaagaacataagaacggctgtagtgggtcagaccaaatgtccatctagcccaggatcctgtcttcagacagtggccaatgccaggtgccccatagggagtgaacagaacatgcccattctggcaaatagaggccagggaatgccatttgtgaagaggtcatgggctagccacaaatatttgttctcatagttgtacatccagttagtaggaagatcatttttctttcttcaacttgtctcccaggccctagatctttgggcatcacatgctcatgattccatatctactgagaagtaggaaaacaggaactgtgattagagctctgtgtcctttccttctgaagtctagcattaatggttatggtgcagtaaggctaaggttgtgtctatacagcaccctaaacttgaaataagatgcacaatttgcactccgcaaattgcgtatcatattttgcatagcctattttgaaatgtggcgcttctacacagcaccaaatgtcgaaataatgtgctatttcaagccatcccttatccctcatgcaacaaagtttattgggatggcaaaatagtgtgcccattattttgaaaaatatttcaaaataacgggctgcttgtgtaaatgtgaggtagctatttcgggatacctccaggatcccaaaatagtcatgcactgtagaaatgtaacctgaaatgtaacttaacttagttctgtaactagaaactcaatatgtaaaacatgaggaccatataaggaggacagcactctgaacttgctcatcataggcagggcttgacaaataatacaatctactcacccatggcgtgtagattgtaacctggaagagccgggttcgggcgatctgtgcatgcgcagatcgccggacagcgcggctggtgagccctgatcatagtcaaggagaaaatgtgttctttacttgaatatgatgcatatagtcagagccacaaaagtctccaggggtcacatataacttatgttaaattgcagtgacaccactgagctgtggagatctctggggacagatcccttgctcgcccctcaagtcctgaaggtcctaatagaaagaataaagactccaacaagccaagaaggaagcatgacctcagagacagaaactgacctgcatttagcagctgctgaacctctcacagtaagttagatgacagacatgtatttctctgccttgtgacaaacatgctgatggaaagctagatgagtggtataatattgtcatatgggcacttcttttctgaagtcctgtttcctggattccagctgtgctttctgtggaacaacagatggcagatttagagtatgtggctgattcacttaataatatctggcaattagaaagtctttgaatcagatttcttacagtgctttgcaaatgttttgtgcaactcataacatgccttgataggtcctacacatttttacagatatgggatgctaaggcacacatggagtgaattgctctcggtcattcatcaagttagtgacaggagtgagaatttagtccagcaggtatcagaaggggagagcgtgtgatagtgttaggaagagacctcttcttttaccatgctctcctttcaggcaacatgtgccatctttgaagtggtgtcagcattgcagttgagcaaaactgtgcaggagctgttcccggagttgttcacttttcttctgcagcagatcagccaaaccctaggacaaaagatgcctttgcccaggatgagcagccgaaagaggttatttagaaaaggacaacaactatgtgagggcaacccttgcaggtaattagaagaaagggagcaaaacaaagagaatcccagtacatttgtgtgacactccccaggagttctcagggttatgaggcaccttaccatcacctgcttttaatatgagaaagtcttgtttgtgcttgctataggtcagttccctgaaaccaccaagctctggcaacacaaacactactatctaggcctcctcaggcctcagtctctttgtcctctctttctgactacagcttagagaatctctatcaacggattctcctctaagagaagtctccctgcgatttacgtgcatctccccaccaatcggctttcccccatctcttagtttaaaaactgctctacagccttttaaatgtttagtgccagtagtctggttccaccctggtttaggtggagcccatccttcctgtataggctccccctctcccaaaagtgtccccagttcttgataaatccaaacccctcttccctacaccatcgtctcatccacgcattgagactctgaagctttgcctgcctacctggtcctgcgcatggaactggaagcatttccaagaatgccaccatagaggtcctggatttcagtctctttcctagcaacctaaatttggcctccaggacatctctcctacccttccctatgtcattgagacctacatgtaccacgaccaccggctcctccacagcactacacataagtctatctagatgcctctagcattttgtctcttttgctctctgtttccctcaaaaactcctgtggatgtccctttaggcagattccttattaatgggataataggtttgttgattctatagccccactctagccaggcaatcaggtacatttctatccaattaggctttctctggggaagctaattagtactagtagttaccagagtgctgaccccaagtacaagctctcagcaccctgtcacatctcgctggacatagggccccaaaatatccattagtgatcactaatctctctgtgtcccagcttttggggtctggttgtgtattttttccatattactgtactgtgctagtgcccatacaccttgcagataggagaaagtgactgcaaaatattgtccatagcaacactagtaatatgagatgtatgagactgaaatacctcctggaattaagtccttccaaaaacagtggtccccaggacactgtcaatggatgaactgtcaatgaacaacagacctgacaagtaactcgggtttcctgactgcttaggctgtgcctttctattggttactacagttctgtgcctcttttcccccaggctttctattgaagcattagaggctgtgcttctcaaggctatgaatgagaagctgataagaactctctggaagcagaaaacttggatgcttcttgaaaatctgcagactcaccacgagggggtgtgtttgctggtgaggtaagagatctaggagacagcacttcatcctcagggatcagcaacaaatagagtgactgacagggaactttcaggtatagctttgtgcggggtgccctgggtgagaaacacagagcttccatgcgtaggttttagagttgtatggtcatagcagctaagctattgaagtgcacagtctgccccataagtggttccttttgtcttccagggttctgcaaagatctggactaataacagtggagatcatacagagcctccttccctgggtaaattccccatcagaaaaccagcgagtcaccagcacagctttctttgctcaggtatgagcagttccaccattaggctgttatctgttgtttacctttctctgaggagttgtacagttcagttcataggaattaattttagatagtagaatgtgtcctttataaggaaatctcataaggaacgtcattacacctttcttaatcattttctctttgttatttttggggcctatactagcctagcctagccgcctattctagttgctggttaagagagagtgagaaagatatagataggctacgtctacattggcaagattttgcgcaaatagggtatgtc
Coding sequences within it:
- the LOC142824399 gene encoding maestro heat-like repeat-containing protein family member 2B isoform X1 codes for the protein MPTIKQGSLRQFLVEAVSILAHHHLEAVIFSLLIKRLPMDSDTTELWRSLGTDPLLAPQVLKVLIERIKTPTSQEGSMTSETETDLHLAAAEPLTATCAIFEVVSALQLSKTVQELFPELFTFLLQQISQTLGQKMPLPRMSSRKRLFRKGQQLCEGNPCRLSIEALEAVLLKAMNEKLIRTLWKQKTWMLLENLQTHHEGVCLLVRVLQRSGLITVEIIQSLLPWVNSPSENQRVTSTAFFAQLMTDPILREKKILKSVLHILEERSRDNNSIVRQMAVRGLGNLVYGAPEKVR
- the LOC142824399 gene encoding maestro heat-like repeat-containing protein family member 2B isoform X2, which produces MPTIKQGSLRQFLVEAVSILAHHHLEAVIFSLLIKRLPMDSDTTELWRSLGTDPLLAPQVLKVLIERIKTPTSQEGSMTSETETDLHLAAAEPLTATCAIFEVVSALQLSKTVQELFPELFTFLLQQISQTLGQKMPLPRMSSRKRLFRKGQQLCEGNPCRLSIEALEAVLLKAMNEKLIRTLWKQKTWMLLENLQTHHEGVCLLVRVLQRSGLITVEIIQSLLPWVNSPSENQRVTSTAFFAQASSWNIRTPRI